The genomic window AATCAACCAATCCGATAGCTGATAGCGGCGGTACCAGAGATTGGGGTTCGCTTCGATTCTGGGCTTGAGGTTATCAATGCCCGCTTGTACGTCATCAGTGGCAACCGCCAAAAACTGCTTCGCCTCGACATCGTCAGGATGGTTTTCAAGAAAACCGTCAAGACAGCTTCGCGCTTTTTCAAGGGCCCATAACTGTAACAGGCTGGAACACTCTCGCCAGACCAGCGCCCGGTCATCGCCAGCAACCAGCGCCGCCTGGTGCTGCCAGTAAGCCGCACGCCCCAAATCACCCAACTGACCACTCCATCTTGCGAGATAGCCATAGTTGCTGGGGTTTCCGGGGTTTCGCTTAATGCTCTCTTTGACCATGGCAACAGCCTCTTCCGCCCGGCTGACGGACCAGAGGGACCTCGCCAGCTGCAAGCGAAAGCTATCTTCCTGAGGGTCAAGCTCAATGGCCTTGCGTATCTGTGCCAGCGCACCATCGAAATCGGCTTCCGCGTAAAGCAGGGATGCCAGGGTGGCGTAGGCCCGCGCATAGCTTGGCCGCAACTCAATCGCTCGATCGACCGCCGCACGGGCCTCGGCGTTACGCTTCTGCAAACTGAGGAGAAGCGCGCTCATGCCATGGGCTTCGGCCAGCTGGGGATCGAGATCAAGCGCCTCAGCGACAAGCTCGCTCGCCGACAGGATCATGGCCTGACGACCCTGCATCCCGGCGCTTTGATACTGGGCGTTAGCCAGCATGACATACGCCATGGCGTAGTTGGGATCGATATCTATGGCTTCCTGGAACAAACGCTTGGCATTCTCGGCCGCAGGTCTGCTTTGCTGCTCCATCTGCTGTTTACCGAGAATGAATTTTTCGTAGGCCTCAAGATCCGGGCGATATGCGTTATCCACGAGCTGGGTCTCGCCGGTCTTGAGCACCTCTTTGGTAAGGGCCGTCGCCACTTCCCGGGCAATCTCATCCTGAATAGCAAAGATCGAATCCAGGGTGCGATCGTAATAACCGGACCACACTTCCGTGCCCACGCGAGCATCAATCAGTCGGGCAATAATGCGCACTTTATCGCCCGCTCTTTGCACGCTCCCTTCGAGAACATGGGCCACAGCGAGCATGCTGGCAATCTCCGTCACGCTCCGGTTCTGCCCTTTAAAAGCGAAACTCGAGGTGCGGGCGGTGACGCTCAGATCGGCGATCTGAGATAACACGTGCATCACCGTGTCGCTGATGCCATCCCCCAAAAACTCCTGATCGCGCTGCTGGCTGATATCCGCAAAGGGCAGCACCGCTATGGAGTTAGGCGGCAGATCAGCAAGCGCGGGGCCCGCCGACTCCACCTGTGCCTGCTCGGCCTGATCGACCTGCTGCGCTACCGGTAGCAGTTGGTACAACGCACCGCCGCTAACGGCCACGAGACCCGCGAGAAGGAGGTAATCCACGATGCGCAGGCCTTCAGCAGGCGTATCGTCGCCAATGCTCTTGGTGCGGACAATGCCGTGCTCTCCAATGTCATAGCGCCAGCTGAGCACCATCGCTATGGGAAAGCCGAGAATCAGCAGGTAGAGGAGTGCCGTCATGCTCCAGCCGGGCAAACCCGCGGGCTCTACGATCACGTCGCCGACCTGAAGCACACCCCAGGCCCCGAGGAGATAGTAGCCAGCACCACGAAACACGCGGCGCTGACGCAACTCGCGAATGAGCTTAATCATGGGGAGGTTATCTTCGAGGGCTCCAGCGCACGAAAACGGAACTCATCAAGCTGAATATCATCGAGGCCGATCTGGTCAAAGGGGTTTTCCATCTGCACCTGCACGTTATAGAGCGTAATGAGAATAAAGCCGTGGAGCACGCTCAAACCATAGGTCAGCACCACCGGGGCGTCGGGCAGGTGGTACACAACGGTAGGGGCAAAAACAAAGGGAAACAAAAATACAAATACCAGGCAGTAGGCCCGCATGCTGATGGGCGTACCGTGCATCTTCAGGCTAATGGTATTTTCCATGCCATCGTTCACGTCCTGCACGAAGCGAATAATTTTTAGAGCGAGGCTGTTGGAGATCGCGCCGTTGTTGCGCTGAATAAAGTGAATGATCTCGTTCACCGTATCTTCCGCCGGCCTGATATCGGAATCTTCCGATCCAAGGGCATCAAAAAACTGTGACGAGGCCTTGTCCAATAGGGCAGAGACTTCGGCGCAAGCCGCAGCATCGAGCTTGCGGCATTGCTCAAAACAGTAATGCACCGAGCACAAACCCGACTTGAACTGGCTGAGAAACTTCAGGGCGTTGTCCCGGCGCTTAAACGCCTCGCGGATGGTGAACACCAGGGGAAAGATCACCGCAATACTGAACAGGGTGATGTTCAGGTCATAGGCGATATTGAATTCAAAGCACAGGTAGGTCACGACAACGCAAACGATGCTCAGCACCAGCGTTCTCAGATCAATAATCGCGAGGTATTTGTTCATGGCGTGGTGTTCATCATCGTCAAGGGGGCGATTCCTTGGAGGTGCAATACCAGGGGAGCGCCAGCCGACCTCATGAGCAGAGTTGCCTTGGATGCTAACGGTGCTCCCCGACAATGTAAACGCTGTTTCTGTTAATGTCCCTTTGCGACTCGCACACAATGTGCACGAACCCTATCCCCTGTCATGCAGGCACTATCCATGGGCAGCTTTTTAACCGAGCTCAGACGACGCCGCGTTTTTCGCACCTCAGCGCTCTACATCCTGGGTGCCTGGGGTCTTTTACAAATCGCCGATGTATTGTTTCCCGCGCTGGGCCTTGCGGAGAGCGACATCCGCTATTTGCTGTTCATTGCCATAGGGGGCTTCCCCGTCGCCCTGATCTTTGGCTGGCTTTTTGATATCAGCAGCGATGGCATCCATCGCACAGCCGCGGCCAGTGCCGAAGAGCTGGAAGCGCGCATTCCCCTTCGGGCTTCGGACTACCTGATTCTCACTAGCCTCCTCATCGTTTTGGGCGTCATTGGCTACGGCGTGGTACAGAATGCCGAAAACATCCCCCTCCCCTCGGGCAATCCAGACACTCAGGCCGACGCCGGGGACTGGGAGCGGAGCGAGGGTCCGCCCATGATCGGCGTACTGCCTTTTGCCCATTTGGGAAGTACCGAGGACGGTGAGTTTTTTGCCAAAGGCGTTCACGACGACCTCCTCACAAGCCTCTCGAAAATTTCTACCCTGCGGGTGATTTCACGGACATCGGTGCTGCAGTACGCGGACACCACGAAGGCTATACCCGACATCGGACGGGAGCTCCGCGCCGATGCCATTCTTGAAGGTGGCGTTCGCGTGGCGGGCAATCAGATTCGCATCAATGCCCAGCTCATTGATGCGCGCAGCGATGAGCACCTCTGGGCCGAGACTTTTGACCGGGAACTCAGCGCCAACAATATTTTTGAAGTGCAATCTGAAATTGCCCGGGCCATCAGTACAGCGCTCCAAACCACCCTGACGGAAGACGACAGTGACAGTCTGGATATTATCCCAACCAGCAATCTCGCGGCCTACCGGGCGTATCACGAAATCATGCAGTGGCGCGACACGATCCACCTGAATGCCACCACGCTGCCAACATTTGCCGAGGGGCTGGAAAAGGCCTTTACCCTGGATCCCGAGTTCACCCGCCCCATGGTAGAGCTCGTCAATGCCCTTGCCCTCCGCATGTTCCGAAACCCGGATAAAGAAGCCCTGCCCAGAGTGGAAGAACTGATCACTCGCATCGGAGAGATCGCCCCTGATTCGGCGGATCACTACACCGCCCAGAGTTTTTACTTCTACTACGTGCTTGAGGACTACGAGCGCGCGAACGCCCTCATAGAGAAGGCGCAGACGCGCGCCCCCAGCGACCCAAAGCTGGTCAGTATTCAATCATGGATTCAGCGACGCCAGGGCGACTTTGAAGGATGGCTGGCCAGTGCAAAGAGGGCCTACCAGCTGGCACCGACGGATGCGGAACTGGGGCGCTCGCTGGTAGTCCGGCTGATGGTCATGCATCGCTATGACGAAGCAAAAAAACAGGCAGAGTTAGTGGCCAACACGCTCGAGACCGAGGACCCGAACCTCGCAATGTTGCGCAGCCAGTTGGCCTTCGCCGGTCATCACAGCCTGCCGCGCCTTGAGCAGAGCATCAAGGCGATACTCGAAAAACCCCATGCCTTTGACAGAGGAACCTTCGATCTCGCCTTGCTACTTTGGGAACTGCAATCCGCCCAAGGCAAGTACGCACAGGCCACGGAGACCCTTACGCGCTATCTGCCCGCGGCCGACGCATACGCAGGCGCCCCGCCTCCGGGACAGCTGTCACTGACGCTGGAGATGGGCCTGCTAAACGCGCTTATCATGGATGATCAGGCTACGTTGGGTGACTTTCTCGCCGAAGCAAAAGAGGCCTTAACGATCACCACAGAAACTCCCGATGAGTATCTAGGCTCAATGAACCCACTCTCGGGCGCCTTGCTGGCCCACGCAGAAGGACGATCCGAACTCGTCGCAGAATCCATAGCACCATTGTGGAGTGACCCGAAAGTTGATCGGGCCATATGGCTCCGCCGCAATCAAATTTGCCAGTTGCTGGCCCTCGCCGGCGCAGCCACCGAGGCCACCGATTGTCTTCGCAACAGTTTGGATGAGCCCAGCGGTGCCTGGCATTTTCTGGAGCTGCTTCTCGCATACTACGACCCTGTTCGAGACTCCGCGGAATTTCAGGCGCTGTGGCAGG from Congregibacter litoralis KT71 includes these protein-coding regions:
- a CDS encoding tetratricopeptide repeat protein; the protein is MIKLIRELRQRRVFRGAGYYLLGAWGVLQVGDVIVEPAGLPGWSMTALLYLLILGFPIAMVLSWRYDIGEHGIVRTKSIGDDTPAEGLRIVDYLLLAGLVAVSGGALYQLLPVAQQVDQAEQAQVESAGPALADLPPNSIAVLPFADISQQRDQEFLGDGISDTVMHVLSQIADLSVTARTSSFAFKGQNRSVTEIASMLAVAHVLEGSVQRAGDKVRIIARLIDARVGTEVWSGYYDRTLDSIFAIQDEIAREVATALTKEVLKTGETQLVDNAYRPDLEAYEKFILGKQQMEQQSRPAAENAKRLFQEAIDIDPNYAMAYVMLANAQYQSAGMQGRQAMILSASELVAEALDLDPQLAEAHGMSALLLSLQKRNAEARAAVDRAIELRPSYARAYATLASLLYAEADFDGALAQIRKAIELDPQEDSFRLQLARSLWSVSRAEEAVAMVKESIKRNPGNPSNYGYLARWSGQLGDLGRAAYWQHQAALVAGDDRALVWRECSSLLQLWALEKARSCLDGFLENHPDDVEAKQFLAVATDDVQAGIDNLKPRIEANPNLWYRRYQLSDWLIAQERWTEVVEILTPASPGLLGEAPKVQDQTVWAAVNLATAYRGLGQEEKARVLSEAGLAFIDQRRKLQASGYVSGIEDSHFLMLLGREDEALERLNRSVAAGWRFFSVVIKFHPLYDPVRDDPEFQRAIETLEEDMAEQLAWYEAHRDDPIESVGI